From Candidatus Brocadiaceae bacterium, the proteins below share one genomic window:
- a CDS encoding 50S ribosomal protein L34 has product MKIRIRKSTIKRKRMCGFRKRMRTKGGRAIIKRRRRIGRRPLLEV; this is encoded by the coding sequence ATGAAGATAAGGATCAGGAAAAGTACAATAAAGCGGAAGAGGATGTGTGGTTTTCGGAAGAGAATGAGAACAAAAGGTGGGCGTGCAATCATAAAGAGAAGGAGGAGGATCGGCAGACGGCCGTTATTGGAGGTATGA
- a CDS encoding ferredoxin, producing the protein MRAKVDPDSCTGCELCIQTCPDIFTMNGDVAEAKEGDVPGDLEETCRQAADECPVEAIIIED; encoded by the coding sequence ATGCGCGCAAAAGTAGATCCGGACAGCTGTACAGGTTGTGAACTATGTATCCAAACGTGTCCAGATATTTTTACCATGAATGGTGATGTTGCCGAAGCAAAAGAGGGTGATGTACCAGGAGATCTCGAGGAAACCTGTAGGCAGGCAGCGGACGAATGTCCGGTAGAGGCGATTATAATCGAAGATTAG
- the rlmN gene encoding 23S rRNA (adenine(2503)-C(2))-methyltransferase RlmN, with translation MLLKQNNTFTIIMMKNINKISITGMSLDELKSFCKIMDEPDYRAKQILSWIYKKRATTFENMSNLPKKLREKLGKSCQAFQTEVENRIQTIDGTEKFLVRLYDGNIIESVLLREEKRITACISTQVGCAMACRFCASGQLGLERNLTTGEIIEQTLHMKNRLMPHERLSNIVFMGIGEPLANYDNLVKSLSIINADWGLEISVRHITVSTVGMVNRIRQLAEEGFKVNLAISLHAPDDSTRSKIIPSNKKTGITNILSAAQEYFQKTHRDISFEYILIDGINSSKTHANALARLLKDIQSNINILPLNPVKECNLRPPEQEKIEMFCKILQKHGLVVTLRRKKGDNVNAACGQLRLQKYKYLREKGCV, from the coding sequence ATGCTTCTGAAGCAGAACAATACTTTTACGATAATTATGATGAAAAATATAAACAAAATATCAATTACCGGCATGTCTTTGGATGAGTTAAAATCTTTCTGTAAAATAATGGATGAGCCTGACTACAGGGCAAAACAAATTCTTTCATGGATTTATAAGAAAAGGGCAACTACCTTTGAAAACATGTCAAATCTGCCAAAAAAACTTCGGGAAAAACTGGGAAAAAGCTGTCAGGCCTTTCAGACAGAAGTAGAGAATCGTATACAAACTATCGATGGAACTGAAAAATTCCTGGTTCGCCTGTATGATGGAAATATCATTGAGTCTGTTTTATTGAGAGAAGAAAAAAGAATCACGGCATGCATATCCACACAAGTTGGCTGCGCTATGGCTTGCCGGTTCTGTGCAAGCGGCCAGCTGGGTCTGGAAAGAAATCTTACTACGGGAGAAATCATTGAACAGACACTTCATATGAAAAACCGTCTTATGCCTCACGAGCGCTTAAGCAATATTGTGTTTATGGGCATCGGTGAACCACTCGCCAACTATGACAATCTCGTTAAGTCATTAAGCATTATAAATGCCGACTGGGGCCTGGAAATTAGCGTACGACATATCACTGTTTCAACCGTTGGCATGGTAAATCGCATTCGCCAACTGGCAGAGGAAGGTTTTAAGGTGAATCTTGCAATATCTCTCCATGCTCCTGATGATAGTACGCGATCAAAGATAATTCCATCAAATAAAAAAACAGGCATTACCAATATTCTCTCAGCAGCACAGGAATATTTTCAGAAAACTCACAGAGATATCAGCTTTGAATATATCTTGATTGACGGCATTAATTCTTCAAAAACCCACGCAAATGCACTGGCACGATTACTGAAAGACATTCAATCAAATATCAATATACTTCCCCTAAACCCTGTGAAAGAATGTAATCTAAGGCCTCCGGAACAGGAAAAGATTGAAATGTTTTGTAAAATATTGCAAAAACATGGGCTTGTTGTTACTCTTCGCAGGAAAAAGGGTGATAACGTAAATGCGGCATGCGGTCAACTCCGTTTGCAAAAATACAAATATTTGAGGGAAAAAGGTTGCGTATAA
- the murJ gene encoding murein biosynthesis integral membrane protein MurJ, translated as MAESYNLFRSAKIISICTFLSRILGLTRDILCAGIFGTGMIWDAFTVAFKFPNLIRRLFGEGALSSAFIPIFTEYIEKQGRGDAWKFVNVIVTLLIFVLGGIVFLGEGTFFTIPKIFHLQEQWQLIFKLLVIMFPYVLFICLTALMGAMLNTLHHFFVPAFSPVVMNLCWISGAISAYYTGNAREKMIYAVALAIFFSGIIQLGIHIPPLKKKGFSYRPVFNFSHPDLKPIATRMAPIIFGLGIVQINVLLDSLIAVSFATTQDGPDTFTLMGIDIHFPLKSGAASVLYYSDRLIQFPLGVFGIAMATAVFPLFSTHAVRKEWNNFTTTFSKALKFIVFIGIPASLALIIFREPIVDLLYRRNQFNAESAYRTSHAILFYSIGIWAYCGLHVLIRAFYSMKDTTTPVKIGAMCVGLNLLLNLSLIWILKEGGLALSTSISAIVQFIILTIILQKRLHVKINRDVVVSAIKTILASLSMALAGLLTLKLFPEAKEGKTIYLKGIRLFVPMLSAGITFGGTSLLLKSEELKNIIRRSFKKK; from the coding sequence ATGGCAGAATCGTACAATTTATTCCGTTCGGCAAAGATCATTAGTATCTGTACTTTCTTAAGTCGCATACTTGGCCTTACAAGAGACATACTATGCGCGGGTATCTTTGGCACAGGTATGATCTGGGACGCCTTTACCGTCGCATTTAAGTTTCCAAATCTCATCCGGCGCCTCTTTGGAGAGGGAGCGCTCAGTTCAGCCTTTATTCCAATCTTTACAGAATATATCGAAAAACAAGGCAGAGGAGATGCCTGGAAATTTGTAAACGTTATAGTAACTTTGCTCATATTCGTTCTTGGTGGCATTGTATTTCTTGGAGAAGGCACATTTTTCACTATCCCAAAAATATTCCATCTCCAAGAACAATGGCAGCTTATTTTCAAACTGCTTGTTATCATGTTCCCTTATGTACTTTTTATCTGCCTGACAGCTTTGATGGGCGCAATGCTCAACACCCTTCATCATTTCTTTGTACCCGCCTTTTCTCCCGTAGTTATGAACCTTTGCTGGATATCCGGGGCGATTTCTGCTTATTATACAGGAAATGCACGGGAAAAAATGATCTATGCAGTTGCGCTTGCAATCTTTTTCTCTGGTATTATACAGCTTGGCATTCATATTCCTCCCCTCAAAAAGAAAGGATTCTCCTACCGGCCTGTTTTTAATTTTTCACATCCCGATCTGAAACCCATAGCAACCCGTATGGCGCCAATTATCTTCGGCCTGGGCATTGTTCAGATCAACGTGTTACTTGACAGTCTCATTGCTGTTAGTTTTGCAACGACACAGGATGGCCCTGACACCTTTACTTTAATGGGCATAGATATTCACTTTCCCTTAAAAAGCGGCGCCGCATCTGTACTCTATTACAGCGATAGACTCATCCAATTCCCTCTGGGTGTTTTCGGTATTGCCATGGCAACAGCAGTATTTCCTCTCTTTTCAACTCATGCCGTCAGGAAAGAATGGAACAACTTTACAACCACTTTCAGCAAGGCATTAAAATTTATTGTCTTTATCGGTATCCCTGCATCATTAGCACTTATTATTTTCAGAGAGCCTATTGTCGATCTCCTGTACAGAAGAAACCAGTTTAACGCAGAATCTGCATACAGAACCTCCCACGCTATACTCTTTTATTCCATTGGAATATGGGCATACTGCGGTCTTCACGTTTTAATACGGGCTTTTTACTCAATGAAAGACACTACCACTCCGGTAAAAATCGGCGCCATGTGCGTCGGCTTAAATCTCCTGCTGAATCTTTCCCTTATATGGATATTGAAAGAAGGCGGCCTGGCCCTCTCTACCTCTATCAGCGCCATAGTTCAGTTTATTATACTCACCATAATCCTTCAAAAGAGATTGCACGTTAAAATAAACCGGGATGTTGTTGTCTCTGCAATAAAAACTATACTTGCATCTCTGTCTATGGCGCTCGCAGGATTGCTGACTCTGAAATTATTTCCTGAAGCAAAAGAAGGCAAAACCATTTATCTTAAAGGGATACGGCTATTTGTTCCCATGCTGTCCGCAGGCATTACATTTGGAGGAACTTCTCTGCTCCTCAAGTCGGAAGAGTTGAAAAATATAATCAGGCGGTCCTTTAAAAAAAAGTAA